The proteins below come from a single Synechococcus sp. WH 8101 genomic window:
- a CDS encoding peroxiredoxin-like family protein yields the protein MTDLQPLLSRLALLPGMEAGAPRLVILLSQLGDFDSLEYAQALVPVLPQLDRVGIQVLAIAIGDGAGADRFCAFTGFPRERLQVEADASLHRALGCSPGLQLPGGPWPALFLMCAGIGSPGTLAEVVRGYTGDRRAPQCFDDEAVVETGVLPAFPAALFQRAGGRGFQRPFELATVRLRNMNEVLRHWRTYVPDDRFITQRGGTFLLAADNSPLYVHRDRGILGFSATMHRPLAFLDPWLQADAAA from the coding sequence ATGACAGATCTGCAGCCGTTGCTGTCGCGCCTGGCATTGCTTCCTGGCATGGAAGCTGGGGCACCCCGACTCGTGATCCTGCTCAGCCAGCTTGGGGACTTCGATTCGCTTGAATACGCCCAGGCGTTGGTGCCGGTTCTTCCCCAGCTTGACCGGGTCGGCATCCAGGTGCTGGCGATCGCTATCGGCGATGGCGCTGGAGCTGATCGCTTCTGCGCTTTCACAGGCTTCCCTCGCGAACGGCTTCAGGTTGAGGCGGATGCCTCTTTGCATCGTGCCCTGGGCTGCTCTCCCGGTCTGCAGCTGCCAGGCGGCCCTTGGCCTGCGCTGTTCTTGATGTGCGCGGGCATCGGGTCACCCGGAACGCTGGCGGAGGTGGTGCGTGGTTACACCGGCGACCGCAGAGCACCGCAGTGCTTCGATGACGAGGCGGTGGTTGAAACCGGGGTGTTGCCAGCGTTTCCTGCGGCTCTCTTTCAACGGGCTGGCGGTCGTGGCTTTCAGCGTCCGTTCGAATTGGCCACTGTGCGCTTGCGCAACATGAATGAGGTGCTGCGTCATTGGCGCACCTATGTGCCCGATGACCGTTTCATCACCCAACGGGGCGGAACGTTTCTGTTGGCTGCCGATAATTCCCCGCTCTACGTCCACCGGGACAGGGGGATCCTCGGCTTCTCGGCCACCATGCATCGGCCCCTGGCTTTCCTTGATCCCTGGTTGCAGGCTGATGCTGCAGCCTGA
- a CDS encoding Nif11-like leader peptide family natural product precursor, giving the protein MHGRPLNPLEQFLQRLARDPQLRRQVQEAITADQVAMLAQELGYAVSGSDLLRLSGRSVAGVRVTRVDHPGEYPGRYY; this is encoded by the coding sequence TTGCATGGCAGGCCTCTGAATCCGCTCGAGCAGTTTCTTCAGCGGCTGGCGCGCGATCCGCAGTTGCGGCGGCAGGTGCAGGAGGCGATCACTGCGGATCAGGTGGCCATGCTCGCCCAGGAGTTGGGTTATGCCGTTTCGGGGAGCGACCTTCTGCGCCTTTCAGGGCGATCCGTGGCCGGCGTGCGGGTGACGCGGGTGGACCATCCCGGGGAGTATCCAGGGCGTTACTACTGA
- a CDS encoding Nif11 family protein — protein MSMKQLETFLAKAQSNDTIRREVESCGTDNTCVAKVALRHGHKFSPANLTRWQREHQ, from the coding sequence ATGTCGATGAAACAACTGGAGACTTTCCTCGCCAAGGCTCAAAGCAACGACACGATCCGTCGTGAAGTGGAGAGCTGCGGCACCGACAACACCTGTGTTGCCAAGGTTGCCCTCCGTCACGGTCACAAGTTTTCTCCAGCGAACCTGACCCGCTGGCAGCGAGAGCACCAGTGA
- a CDS encoding carboxypeptidase M32: MGAGDTAWERLGRHLRETNLLGSIQSTLYWDQNTRMPSGGAAWRGEQLALLARQLHARQSAASYADLIAEARQDWRVAIAAAGAAAIPDLVARGRNLDLLEQDLRRQQALDPDLVSALATAKAEGYDRWQQAKASADFSLFAPALTRMVALRQEQARQLAEPRSCWETLAQPFEPDLSLERLRQLFAPLRQRLPELLDQLRSGPRPTSLSWDLPAATQQQLCDQLLEDWGRDPAITCVAASPHPFSITLGPRDFRITTRVVAGQPLSCFLATAHEWGHSLYEQGLPTASHQWFAWPLGQATSMAVHESQSLFWENRVARSLPFAERWWQRFAAAGAPLGSAREFWGAMNPMAPGCNRVEADELSYGLHILIRTDLELALLEQGLAVDDLPQEWNRRYGELLGVKPADDAEGCLQDVHWSEGLFGYFPSYLLGHLISAQLSEAMTAAIGAPEDHVARGDLSSMLAWLREHVHPIGRALNAEQLVEQVSGSPLSAEPFLAYLEAKISRLSPALSGSC, translated from the coding sequence ATGGGCGCTGGAGACACTGCCTGGGAGCGACTAGGACGCCATCTGAGGGAGACCAATCTGCTCGGTTCGATCCAGAGCACGCTCTACTGGGATCAGAACACGCGCATGCCCAGCGGGGGAGCCGCCTGGCGTGGTGAGCAGCTGGCCCTGCTGGCGCGTCAGCTCCATGCCCGCCAGAGCGCTGCCTCCTATGCCGACCTGATCGCCGAAGCCCGGCAGGATTGGCGTGTCGCCATCGCGGCAGCGGGAGCTGCGGCCATTCCCGATCTGGTGGCCCGTGGCCGCAATCTCGATCTGCTGGAGCAGGATCTGCGCCGCCAGCAGGCTCTCGACCCCGATCTGGTGAGTGCCCTGGCCACGGCCAAGGCTGAAGGCTACGACCGCTGGCAGCAGGCCAAAGCCAGCGCCGATTTCAGCCTGTTCGCGCCGGCTCTGACCCGAATGGTCGCCCTGCGACAGGAGCAGGCGCGGCAGCTGGCGGAACCGCGCAGCTGCTGGGAGACCCTGGCCCAGCCCTTTGAGCCCGATCTCAGCCTGGAGCGACTTCGGCAGCTGTTCGCGCCCCTGCGTCAGCGGTTGCCGGAACTGCTGGATCAGCTGCGCAGCGGCCCAAGGCCCACGTCCCTCAGCTGGGATCTGCCTGCGGCCACCCAGCAGCAGCTCTGTGATCAGCTCCTGGAGGACTGGGGCCGGGATCCGGCGATCACCTGCGTGGCCGCATCCCCGCATCCGTTCTCGATCACCCTGGGCCCCAGGGATTTCAGGATCACCACCCGGGTGGTGGCCGGTCAGCCGCTCTCCTGTTTCCTGGCGACGGCGCATGAATGGGGGCATTCGCTCTATGAACAGGGGCTGCCCACCGCCAGCCATCAGTGGTTTGCCTGGCCCCTGGGGCAGGCCACGTCGATGGCCGTGCATGAAAGCCAGTCGCTGTTCTGGGAAAACCGGGTGGCCCGCAGCCTGCCCTTCGCCGAACGCTGGTGGCAGCGGTTCGCCGCGGCGGGTGCCCCGCTTGGGTCGGCCAGGGAGTTCTGGGGGGCGATGAATCCGATGGCGCCAGGCTGCAATCGCGTGGAAGCGGATGAACTCAGCTACGGGCTACATATCCTGATTCGCACGGATCTGGAGCTGGCGCTGCTGGAGCAGGGGCTGGCGGTGGACGATCTGCCGCAGGAATGGAACCGTCGCTACGGGGAGCTGCTTGGGGTCAAGCCCGCCGACGACGCCGAGGGTTGCCTCCAGGATGTGCACTGGAGCGAGGGATTGTTCGGTTACTTCCCCTCCTATCTGCTCGGCCATCTCATCAGTGCCCAGCTCAGCGAGGCGATGACCGCGGCGATCGGTGCCCCGGAAGACCATGTCGCTCGAGGCGATCTCAGCAGCATGCTCGCCTGGTTGCGCGAGCATGTGCATCCGATCGGCCGTGCCCTCAATGCGGAGCAGCTGGTGGAGCAAGTGAGTGGAAGCCCCCTGTCGGCCGAGCCGTTTCTCGCCTATCTCGAGGCGAAAATCAGCAGGCTGTCTCCGGCGCTGTCAGGGAGCTGCTGA
- a CDS encoding DM13 domain-containing protein encodes MLQRTSLAAAALGLSLIPLQACAQPIQRSGRFLAAEHPAAGEVRLEQRNGNATLVFSQDFRTTDQAPDLFVVVSPMAMPLENSPAPAYPLTPGTFRVVAPLKATSGSQRYGLPADLKTSEQRSVLIWCRQYNATMSWAQLE; translated from the coding sequence ATGCTTCAGCGCACCTCGCTTGCGGCGGCCGCCCTTGGCCTGAGCCTGATTCCGCTCCAGGCCTGCGCCCAGCCCATCCAACGCAGCGGCCGGTTCCTGGCGGCAGAACACCCTGCCGCCGGGGAGGTGCGCCTGGAGCAGCGAAACGGCAACGCCACGCTGGTGTTCAGCCAAGACTTCCGAACCACTGATCAGGCACCGGACCTGTTCGTGGTGGTGAGCCCCATGGCCATGCCGCTGGAGAACAGCCCAGCACCGGCCTACCCGCTGACGCCAGGAACATTCCGCGTGGTGGCGCCACTGAAGGCAACCAGCGGCAGCCAGCGTTACGGGCTGCCTGCTGATCTCAAGACCAGCGAGCAACGGTCAGTCTTGATCTGGTGTCGCCAGTACAACGCCACCATGAGCTGGGCTCAGCTGGAGTGA
- a CDS encoding GNAT family N-acetyltransferase, with product MSTLQIRPLQPNQVDRLTDWARREGFAPGLGDVEIYRHTDRQGLWIGWLGSEPVGCIAGVKYNLEYGFIGLYIVVPEHRGQGYGRQLWQHALDHLAALPCVGLEAASDRIEDYAGWGFRPASPTSRWQRISQQISGEVDSLVGPALPEGLRLLEGAAIPQASVQLYDAQRELSPRPHFLADWLAHRAGTVKALIDDEGRCHGFGRIRPCLLPRGEGWRIGPLLADTPALAALLIQQLLSQHPGVVLIDSPGANPGAGPLLADLGFERVGGTLRMYRGPCPAVPLDDVFGLACLELG from the coding sequence ATGTCAACGCTGCAGATCCGGCCCCTCCAGCCCAATCAGGTGGATCGGCTCACGGATTGGGCCCGGCGTGAGGGATTCGCGCCAGGCCTTGGCGATGTGGAGATTTATCGCCACACCGATCGTCAGGGACTCTGGATCGGTTGGCTGGGCAGCGAGCCGGTGGGCTGCATCGCTGGCGTCAAATACAACCTCGAGTACGGCTTCATCGGGCTGTACATCGTTGTGCCTGAGCACCGGGGGCAGGGCTATGGGCGACAGCTCTGGCAGCACGCCCTCGACCATCTCGCCGCTCTCCCCTGTGTGGGTCTGGAAGCCGCGAGCGACCGGATTGAGGATTACGCCGGCTGGGGGTTCCGTCCGGCGTCACCCACAAGTCGCTGGCAGCGGATCAGTCAGCAGATCAGTGGCGAGGTTGATTCGCTTGTGGGCCCTGCCCTGCCGGAGGGGCTGCGCCTGCTGGAGGGAGCGGCGATTCCCCAGGCCTCTGTGCAGCTCTACGACGCTCAGCGGGAACTGAGTCCGCGCCCCCACTTTCTCGCTGATTGGCTCGCCCATCGCGCTGGCACCGTCAAGGCCCTGATCGATGACGAGGGTCGCTGCCATGGCTTCGGCCGCATCCGCCCCTGCCTGTTGCCGCGGGGGGAGGGGTGGCGCATCGGGCCGCTTCTCGCTGATACGCCTGCCTTGGCGGCATTGCTGATCCAACAGCTTCTGAGTCAGCATCCGGGAGTGGTGCTGATCGATTCGCCCGGGGCCAATCCCGGCGCTGGGCCGCTCCTGGCTGATCTGGGTTTTGAGCGGGTGGGCGGAACCCTGAGGATGTACCGAGGCCCCTGTCCTGCGGTTCCTCTGGATGACGTGTTTGGTTTGGCCTGCCTGGAGCTCGGTTGA
- a CDS encoding SOS response-associated peptidase — protein MCGRFALSTEVNGLPAPLRDRLDGEHRRQYAPRDLIRPGEPLLALRRDEGNTEASLMLWGLIPSWVKDPSTGPRPFNARAETVAEKASFRGAWRHRRCLIPATSFFEKGHRIARDNGEPFWIAGLWERWLGADGSEVDTCTVLTTEANALIRPLHDRMPVLIPAGLEEAWMAPSDGAELRALEPLLSGWAPCGWQARPLTSVRAPAGSAVQGSLF, from the coding sequence ATGTGCGGTCGTTTTGCCTTAAGCACCGAGGTCAACGGTCTGCCTGCGCCGCTGCGGGATCGGTTGGATGGGGAGCACCGGCGCCAATACGCCCCCAGGGATCTGATCCGCCCCGGTGAACCTCTGCTGGCCCTGCGGCGCGACGAGGGCAATACCGAGGCGTCCCTCATGCTCTGGGGGCTGATTCCCTCCTGGGTCAAGGATCCCTCCACCGGCCCCAGGCCGTTCAATGCCCGTGCCGAAACCGTGGCCGAAAAGGCCAGTTTCCGTGGCGCCTGGCGACACCGGCGCTGCCTGATACCGGCCACCTCGTTTTTCGAGAAGGGGCATCGGATCGCCCGGGACAACGGTGAGCCCTTCTGGATCGCCGGCCTCTGGGAGCGCTGGCTCGGGGCGGATGGCAGTGAGGTGGACACCTGCACCGTGCTCACCACCGAGGCCAATGCCTTGATCAGGCCCCTCCACGACCGGATGCCCGTGCTCATTCCCGCGGGCCTGGAGGAGGCCTGGATGGCGCCCAGTGACGGTGCGGAGTTGCGTGCTCTCGAGCCTTTGCTGAGTGGTTGGGCCCCATGCGGCTGGCAGGCCCGGCCGCTCACATCGGTGCGCGCTCCAGCGGGGTCGGCGGTGCAGGGATCACTGTTCTGA
- a CDS encoding 4a-hydroxytetrahydrobiopterin dehydratase, with amino-acid sequence MPATLLSPEERAALSTELPLWAVVDGQLERRWQFKDFNEAWGFMSRVALLAEAMNHHPDWSNVYATVTIRLQTHDLGGLSNLDRTLAQAIDQIQRE; translated from the coding sequence ATGCCTGCCACCCTGCTGAGCCCCGAGGAGCGTGCGGCCCTGAGCACGGAGCTGCCCCTCTGGGCAGTGGTGGACGGACAGCTGGAACGGCGCTGGCAGTTCAAGGACTTCAATGAAGCCTGGGGCTTCATGAGCCGGGTGGCGCTCCTGGCTGAGGCGATGAACCACCACCCCGATTGGAGCAATGTGTATGCCACGGTGACCATTCGGCTCCAGACCCACGATCTGGGAGGGCTCTCAAACCTGGATCGCACACTGGCTCAGGCGATCGATCAAATCCAAAGGGAGTAA
- a CDS encoding chlorophyll a/b-binding protein, whose protein sequence is MTPDPFLYEPLEGFGDSLTSRRPWNTSALIGVERLNGRVAMLGFAAAVIGEWISGVGPAGQVMALLRWYLSLG, encoded by the coding sequence ATGACCCCTGATCCCTTCCTCTACGAGCCGTTAGAGGGCTTCGGGGACAGCCTCACGAGCCGGCGGCCATGGAACACCTCCGCCCTGATTGGCGTCGAGCGACTCAATGGACGTGTCGCCATGCTCGGCTTCGCCGCCGCCGTGATCGGCGAATGGATCAGCGGAGTAGGACCGGCCGGCCAAGTGATGGCACTGCTGCGCTGGTACCTCAGCCTCGGGTGA
- a CDS encoding DCC1-like thiol-disulfide oxidoreductase family protein has translation MSLTLVYDGGCPFCRHFALRSELLGGIPDLQIRDGRADHGLRRDLRQRGFDLNNGAVLLDGEQVWHGSEAIAVLCRQLTPTDPMLQLLHGLFRNRRRANLLYPGLLAARQLALGLRGLPLDPDSP, from the coding sequence ATGTCCCTGACCCTCGTCTACGACGGCGGCTGCCCGTTCTGCCGCCATTTCGCCCTGCGGAGTGAACTTCTGGGGGGAATCCCAGACCTGCAGATCCGCGATGGTCGCGCCGACCACGGGCTGCGCCGAGATCTGCGCCAACGGGGTTTCGACCTCAACAACGGGGCCGTTCTGCTCGACGGCGAGCAGGTCTGGCACGGCAGTGAAGCGATTGCCGTGCTTTGCCGTCAGCTCACGCCCACCGATCCGATGCTGCAGCTGCTCCACGGCCTCTTTCGCAATCGAAGACGCGCCAATCTCCTCTACCCAGGCCTTCTGGCCGCCCGCCAGCTGGCCCTCGGCCTTCGCGGCCTGCCCCTCGATCCGGACTCCCCTTGA
- a CDS encoding WbuC family cupin fold metalloprotein, whose translation MDRVLFLCTGNYFRSRFAEQWFNHRARQLGLDDQVQACSAGLGVRPDSGNMGPMAKEALAALQERGLELDPAELALPHQVSRQELEQATLVVAVDAEAHRPMVQAQCPDWEEQISFWSVKDLGEGEADADPIVQLQGRVEQVLQRWQVQLKRIDQPLLDAVATEARQRKRLRRNHNLHQESDLVQRFLNALQPGTYVRPHRHVRAEAGSGFECFLVLQGALGLLVLDAQGHVLKQERLSAKGSLRGVELAENQFHTLVALEPNTVMFELKQGPYIPTADKDFLPMFPLEGTPEAQDQEQRWRDLFNGNGPDSEQ comes from the coding sequence ATGGACCGCGTTCTGTTTCTCTGCACCGGCAACTACTTCCGCAGTCGCTTTGCGGAGCAGTGGTTCAACCACAGGGCACGTCAGCTCGGACTTGATGACCAGGTGCAGGCCTGCTCAGCCGGCCTGGGGGTGAGGCCTGACAGCGGCAACATGGGTCCGATGGCCAAGGAGGCTCTGGCGGCCCTGCAGGAGCGCGGATTGGAGCTGGATCCAGCGGAGCTGGCCCTGCCGCATCAGGTGAGCCGCCAGGAACTGGAACAAGCCACACTCGTGGTAGCGGTGGACGCCGAAGCCCATCGACCCATGGTGCAGGCCCAGTGCCCTGACTGGGAGGAACAGATCAGCTTCTGGAGTGTGAAGGACCTGGGCGAGGGGGAGGCTGATGCCGACCCGATCGTCCAGCTGCAGGGGCGGGTGGAGCAGGTGCTGCAGCGCTGGCAGGTGCAGCTGAAACGGATTGACCAGCCCCTGCTCGATGCGGTCGCCACCGAAGCGCGCCAACGCAAACGCCTGCGACGCAACCACAACCTGCACCAGGAGAGCGACCTGGTGCAGAGGTTTCTCAATGCACTCCAGCCTGGCACCTACGTGCGTCCCCACCGCCATGTGCGAGCCGAGGCGGGCAGCGGCTTCGAGTGCTTCCTGGTGCTGCAGGGGGCGCTCGGCCTCCTGGTGCTGGATGCTCAGGGCCACGTGCTGAAGCAGGAACGATTGAGCGCCAAGGGCTCCCTACGGGGTGTGGAGCTGGCAGAGAACCAGTTCCACACCCTGGTGGCACTGGAACCCAACACGGTGATGTTCGAACTCAAGCAAGGCCCCTACATCCCCACCGCCGACAAGGACTTCCTGCCGATGTTCCCGCTCGAGGGGACCCCAGAGGCCCAGGACCAGGAGCAGCGCTGGCGGGATCTGTTTAACGGAAACGGCCCCGACTCAGAACAGTGA
- a CDS encoding glycosyl hydrolase family 57 has protein sequence MEQSALRPLISSERPLASSRSAFACALHMHQPTIPAGPDGALISHLQYMLDHPGEGDNHNAEPFAHCYRRMAELIPELIGEGCEPRIMLDYSGNLLWGATQMRREDITGALRFLACDQQMQRHVEFLGTFWSHAVAPSTPIPDLKLQMSAWQHQFAAMFGDEALQRVRGFSPPEMHLPNHPDTLFSFITALRESGYQWLLVQEHSVETLSGSPLSREQCLLPNRLVARNACGEEIAITALIKTQGSDTKLVGQMQPCYEALGLDRLPLGTTTVPALVTQIADGENGGVMMNEFPEAFRQAHRRLRENGNGCIAINGTEYLAQLDAAGIDTSAFQTIQAMGQSRLWEVVGSAPTPAAVQAAIERLQQADPSFAMEGSSWTNDLSWVQGYDNVLEPMQELSARFHARFGPLRDQDPTITSTAPYQEALLHLLLLETSCFRYWGQGTWTDYAKEIHRRGMALLG, from the coding sequence ATGGAACAGTCCGCGCTCAGACCACTCATCTCCTCAGAGCGACCGCTGGCGTCGAGCCGCTCCGCCTTTGCCTGTGCGCTGCACATGCATCAGCCCACGATCCCAGCCGGGCCCGATGGAGCGCTGATCTCCCACCTGCAATACATGCTCGACCACCCCGGCGAGGGGGATAACCACAACGCCGAGCCATTTGCCCATTGCTACCGGCGAATGGCCGAGCTGATTCCCGAGCTGATCGGTGAGGGCTGCGAGCCGCGGATCATGCTCGATTACTCCGGCAACCTGCTCTGGGGTGCCACCCAGATGAGGCGTGAGGACATCACTGGCGCGCTCCGATTCCTGGCCTGCGACCAGCAGATGCAGCGCCATGTGGAGTTCCTCGGCACCTTCTGGAGCCATGCAGTGGCCCCCTCCACGCCGATCCCGGATCTGAAGCTGCAGATGAGCGCCTGGCAGCATCAGTTTGCGGCGATGTTCGGTGATGAGGCGCTGCAGAGGGTGCGCGGCTTTTCGCCACCGGAAATGCATCTGCCCAACCATCCCGACACCCTGTTCAGCTTCATCACCGCTCTCCGGGAGAGCGGTTATCAGTGGCTGCTGGTTCAGGAGCACAGCGTGGAAACCCTCAGCGGTTCCCCCCTGAGCAGGGAGCAGTGCCTGCTGCCCAATCGCCTGGTGGCCCGCAATGCTTGCGGTGAGGAGATTGCGATCACAGCGCTGATCAAGACCCAGGGCTCCGACACCAAGCTCGTGGGTCAGATGCAACCCTGCTATGAGGCACTGGGGCTTGATCGCCTCCCCCTCGGCACCACAACGGTGCCCGCCCTGGTGACACAGATTGCCGATGGTGAAAACGGGGGCGTGATGATGAACGAATTTCCCGAAGCCTTCCGGCAGGCCCATCGCCGTCTCCGTGAGAACGGAAACGGTTGTATCGCCATCAACGGCACGGAGTATCTGGCGCAGCTGGATGCCGCCGGAATCGACACCAGTGCATTCCAAACCATTCAGGCGATGGGTCAGAGCCGGCTCTGGGAGGTGGTGGGATCGGCCCCGACGCCGGCAGCTGTGCAGGCTGCGATCGAGCGACTGCAGCAGGCCGATCCCTCCTTTGCGATGGAGGGATCCTCATGGACCAACGATCTCAGCTGGGTGCAGGGTTACGACAACGTGCTGGAGCCGATGCAGGAACTCAGCGCCCGTTTTCACGCCCGCTTCGGTCCACTGCGCGATCAGGATCCAACGATCACCTCAACAGCCCCTTACCAGGAGGCCCTCCTGCATCTACTGCTGCTGGAAACCAGCTGCTTCCGTTACTGGGGGCAGGGCACCTGGACCGACTACGCCAAGGAGATTCACCGGCGCGGCATGGCGCTGCTTGGCTGA
- a CDS encoding histone deacetylase, which translates to MPLPIVYHPRYSAPLPSSHRFPMAKFRLLHDLLLDRGWIRPDAVIRPVSIARRDLERIHERSYHQAFSLGQLGRAEQRRIGLPNSNALVQRTWLAVGGTLLTARLALRHGIASHLAGGTHHAHPGFGSGFCIFNDCAVTAAVLLAEGAVKRLMVVDLDVHQGDGTAACFATDPRVFTLSVHAQSNFPLRKGRSDLDLPLADGTGDATYLSTIGDRLPDQLDTVRPDLVLYNAGVDPHRNDRLGHLALSDEGLLHRDRLVLDACLRRNIPVATVIGGGYDALEPLVQRHALIIRAALEQARLYGL; encoded by the coding sequence GTGCCCCTGCCGATCGTTTATCACCCGCGCTACTCGGCTCCACTGCCCAGCAGCCATCGCTTCCCGATGGCGAAATTCCGCCTCCTGCATGACCTGCTGCTGGATCGCGGCTGGATCAGGCCCGATGCGGTGATAAGGCCTGTGAGCATCGCCCGCCGCGACCTCGAACGCATCCACGAGCGTTCTTATCACCAGGCCTTCAGCCTGGGCCAGCTCGGCCGGGCTGAACAACGCCGGATCGGTCTGCCAAACAGCAACGCCCTGGTGCAACGCACCTGGTTGGCGGTGGGTGGCACCCTGCTGACAGCGCGGCTGGCCTTGCGTCATGGCATCGCCTCCCACCTGGCCGGTGGCACCCATCACGCGCACCCTGGCTTTGGTAGCGGCTTCTGCATCTTCAACGACTGTGCTGTGACCGCCGCCGTGCTGCTGGCCGAGGGGGCCGTGAAGCGACTGATGGTGGTGGATCTGGATGTGCATCAGGGCGACGGCACCGCGGCCTGTTTCGCGACGGATCCCAGGGTGTTCACCCTCTCGGTGCACGCCCAGAGCAACTTTCCACTCCGCAAGGGCCGCAGTGACCTGGATCTGCCCCTGGCCGATGGCACGGGCGATGCGACCTACCTCAGCACCATCGGCGATCGCCTTCCCGATCAGCTCGATACCGTTCGCCCCGATCTGGTGCTTTACAACGCCGGCGTGGATCCCCACAGAAACGACCGACTCGGGCACCTGGCTCTCAGCGATGAAGGGCTGCTGCATCGCGATCGCCTCGTCCTCGATGCCTGCCTGCGCCGCAACATTCCAGTGGCGACGGTGATCGGTGGTGGATACGACGCACTCGAGCCTCTGGTGCAACGACACGCCCTGATCATTCGCGCCGCACTCGAGCAGGCCCGTTTGTATGGACTCTGA
- a CDS encoding TIGR03894 family protein: protein MSDKALLKEVAQELWSSVKKLRPGLPRDSRLELTLKALMVIGDLADQVQAAVIVGLVAEMEPPEDEPKGDDVTSTAESSPKVEQTPDGRRVVRRRSSSAG, encoded by the coding sequence ATGTCCGATAAGGCGCTGTTGAAGGAAGTGGCCCAGGAGCTCTGGTCCAGCGTGAAGAAGCTGCGTCCGGGCCTTCCCCGCGATTCCCGCCTGGAGCTCACACTCAAAGCCCTGATGGTGATCGGCGATCTGGCTGATCAGGTGCAGGCGGCGGTGATCGTGGGCCTCGTGGCTGAAATGGAACCTCCCGAAGACGAACCGAAGGGGGACGACGTCACCTCGACGGCTGAATCCTCACCCAAGGTGGAACAGACCCCGGATGGGCGACGTGTTGTGCGGCGACGCTCCAGCTCAGCCGGCTGA
- a CDS encoding pyridoxamine 5'-phosphate oxidase family protein — MLQPEMADEAGVGLPPWRLLLRAARQREGRAPGSGWLQLATMSAEGCPRVRTLVFRGWSAQGELELLTDTRSEKPSDLLHQPRVELCWLFRKTREQFRLRGLARIIDGEQGREALEQHWQRLTPRGRAVWGWPQPGEGFNPEGPWPEQIPDGAPKPEVLALIRVKLERVEQLDLKPHPHLRRCWLRDQGWLEQHLNP, encoded by the coding sequence ATGCTGCAGCCTGAGATGGCCGATGAAGCCGGTGTGGGCTTGCCTCCCTGGCGCCTCCTCCTGCGTGCCGCTCGGCAACGGGAGGGTCGCGCCCCTGGGAGCGGTTGGCTGCAACTGGCCACGATGTCCGCGGAGGGCTGTCCTCGGGTGAGGACGTTGGTGTTTCGCGGCTGGAGTGCCCAAGGGGAGCTGGAGTTGCTCACCGACACGCGCAGTGAGAAGCCCAGCGATCTTCTGCATCAGCCCAGGGTGGAATTGTGCTGGCTGTTTCGAAAAACCCGCGAGCAATTTCGACTGCGCGGCCTTGCCCGAATCATCGACGGCGAGCAGGGTCGCGAGGCCCTTGAACAGCACTGGCAGCGGCTCACGCCTCGGGGGCGTGCGGTCTGGGGCTGGCCTCAGCCAGGAGAAGGCTTCAATCCGGAGGGCCCCTGGCCTGAGCAGATCCCTGATGGTGCCCCCAAGCCGGAGGTGCTGGCTTTGATCCGGGTAAAACTGGAGCGGGTGGAGCAGCTCGATCTCAAGCCCCATCCCCATCTCCGTCGCTGCTGGTTGCGGGATCAGGGCTGGCTGGAACAGCACCTCAACCCTTGA